DNA sequence from the Halobacterium sp. DL1 genome:
CGTCGCCGTCGTGCTCGGCGAACAGGGCGCCCGCCGGGTCGCGTTCGCGCTGATGGGCGCCGCGATGGTCGGCGTCGTCGCGTTCGTCGCGTTCGCCGTCTTCCCGCCGAGCGCCGTCGCCGCCGTCGCCGCATTCGGCGCCGTCGCCGCGTTCGCCGCCCGCGCCGACCCGGAGATAGCCACCATGCTGCTCGTTCGGGGCTGCTACGTCTTCCTCGCGGTGCTCGTCGCCGCGGTCTGGTTCCAGCCGCTCGCCTGAGATTTAAGTGCGGTCGGGAGTCTGTCTGCGCATGAACGGCTGGCAGTCCTCGGCGGCAGCGTCGTCGCCGCGACGGCCGTCACGCTCGCAATCGTCGGTGCCGGAACGCCGGAGCGCGTCGCGGTCGCACTCCTGATAGCGGGCGTGCTGACGGGCGCGGCGAGTCGGTCGTTCCAGTCCGAGTTCCTCGACGCGTTCGCCGCCGGCACCCTCGGGTTCGCGGTCGCGGTCACCGTCGTCTCCTTCGGGTTCGGCGGGGTCGGCGCGGCCAACGACATCTACGGCTCGCGCTACAACTTCGGTGTGCTGCTCTACCTCGCTGCAGTCGCGTTCTCGCCCGTGCCGGGGCTCTGTGCCGCCCTCGGTGGGGGCGTCGGCGCGCGCCTCCGGTACGCGGTGCGTGACCACGCGGACGGCGCGTAGACGGTGCGCTCAAGGGAGTGTAGTGCCACGCTCCCGCCATGACCGACTGGCTGGAGGACGACGCCCTCGCCGACCAGTACGAGGACTCGTCGAATCTCGCCGCCCGGCAGGTGGTACACGCCCGCTTCTCGACGGCCGAGCAGTCCCGCCACGAGTGGCTGTTCGACCAGTTCGACCTCCCCGCCGATGCGGACGTGCTCTCACTCGGCGCCGGCCAGGGCGTCCTCTGGGCGACCAACGCCGACCGCATCCCCGCTGGCTGGGACGTCACCGTCACCGACGCCTTCCAGGGGATGGTGTTCGACGCGATGGAGACCCTGGAGGAGGTCGACCGCGAGTTCCACTTCGACGTCGTGGACGCCTGCGATATTCCCTACCCCGAGGACTCCTTCGACGCCGTCACCGCCAACCACGTCCTCTCCCACCTCGACGACGCCGACCGGGAGACCGCGCTCGCCGAGACCCGGCGCGTCTTGCGACCTGGCGGCGTCTGTTACGCGTCGACGAACGGCGAAGCGAATCTCCGGGAACTGTTCGGCGTCGCCGGCGAGTTCGGGGAGCTGCCGGACACGCTGGCGTTCTCCCTGGAGAACGGCGGCGACCAGTTTCGAGGGGCGTTCGACGACGTGGAACTGCGTCGCTTCGACGACGAACTCAGGGTCACTGCCCCCGAACCACTGGTCGCCTACGCGCTCTCGCTACCGGGGTACGAACCGTCGGACGCTCACGAACTGGGCCGCGCGTTCCGCGAGCGCGTCGGCGACGACGCGATGCGCGTGACTAGGGACGTCGGCGTCTTCGTGGCGCGCTGACCGTCGAAGGCTTTTCCGGCTCTCGTCGGGAATCTCTCCTATGCGCAAGACTCTGCTCGGCCCCGGTGCCGGCACCGTCGACTCCGCGGAACTCGACCACGCCGTCCACTCCGTCGGCGTCGCGACCGAGCACGACGGGTACACGCGCGTCTGCCTCTCCGGGGTCGCCTCCCGGGAGTCTGGTTTCGAGGCGCAGGTCCGCGACGTCCTCGACTTCGTGGGGCGCGTGCTCTCGGACGTCGGCGGCACGTTCGACGACGTGGTGACGATGCGCTGGTACGTGGAGGCCGATAGCCTCGACCGGGCGTCCCAGGGGACCATCCACGAGGTTCGCGCGGAGTTCTTCGAGGCGCCACACTACCCCGCGAGCACGATGGTGGGCGTGGCGAGCGTCCTCGGCGAGACGGCGGTGCTCGAACTGGAGGTGGAAGCGGAGATTCCGGACGAGGACTGGCAGGTCGACGCGTTCGTCGGCGAGGACCGCGAGGAGATGTCCGAGGACGCCGCCAGAGAGATGCTCACGAGCGAGTCGGATGCCGGGAGTGAGCCGGCGCCAGGGGGCGAGCCGGACGCAGACGAGTAGAGCGCCTACTTCGCCGTCGAGACGATCTTCACCACGTCGCCCTCTTCGAGTTCGTAGCTCTCGCCGACCTCCCGGTTCGTCTTCGCGTTCACCGCGTGGAGGTAGCCGTCGCCGATGTCCGAGTGGACGGCGTACGCGAGGTCCACGGGCGTCGACCCGGAGTCGAGGAGGAAGGCGTCCGGCAGGACGGTGCCCGTCCCGTCGGTCCACTTCGACTGGTCCTGGACGGGGAACGCCGTCACCATCCCGAGCAGGTCGTAGACCGCGTAGTCCAGGCCCTGCTGGACGCCGGTGCCGCCGTACTCGGCCATCGTCTCGCGGAGCTCTTCGAGGGTCTCCCGCTGCTCGTCGCTCACGTCGCCCGTGATGTCGAACGTCTCGTCGCCGGGGTCGTAGTCGACCACGCCCGCGTCGGCGCCGCGGCGGAGCGCGAGTTCGCCCTGGGCCGTCGCCGGAATCACGGGCTTGTCGAGGTCCAGCAGTCGCTGGACGTTCTCCTCGGGAGCGAGGTCTATCTTGTTCGCCACGACGACGATGGGTTTCGTGCGCTCGCGGACGCCACGGGCCAGCGCCTCGCGGTTCTCGTCGGTCCACTGCATCGGGTCGTCGGGGTAGTCCACCTCGCGGAGGACGGCCGCAACCTCGTGTTCGCTCGCGCCGAACCCCGTCATCATCTCGGTGACGGCCTCCTCGATGTCGAAGCCCGGTGAGCGGGACTGGCGCTCGACGCTCTCCCAGTTGTCCGCGATGATGCCCGCCAGCCAGAGGTCCATCTCTGTCTCCACGAAGTCGATGTCCTCGACGGGGTCGTGGCTCCCTGGTTCGACGGGTTCGCCCTCGGCGTTCGTCGCGCCCGCCGCGTCCACGACGTTCACGATGACGTCCGCGTTCGTGAGTTCGTCGAGGAACTGGTTGCCGAGGCCGCGGCCCTCGTGAGCTCCCGGCACGAGTCCAGCCACGTCCAGCAGTTCAACGGGAACGTAGCGCTTCCCGTCGTGGCAGTGCTCGTGCCCGCAGCGCTCCTCGCGGGTGAGACACGGGCACTCCGTGCGGGCGTGGGTGACGCCGCGGTTCGCGTCGATCGTGGTGAACGGGTAGTTCGCGATGTCCACCTCCGAGCGAGTCGCCGCGGTGTAGAACGTGGACTTGCCGGCGTTTGGCTTCCCGGCAAGCGCGATAGAGAGCATACCAACCGATAGCGCCACCGCGGAAGAATGGCTTTCGGTTGGCCGACTCCCGCCGACCGAGGGTCGCCAAAAGACGTTTCCAGACGCTGTGTCAACGTCGAGACGATGAACACTGTCGAGCTCACGGCGCGTCTGCTCGCGGGTGTCGGTCTCATCTTGACCAACGGTTTCTTCGTCGCAATCGAGTTCGCGCTGACGCGGGCCAGACAGTTCACGGAGTCGGAGTTCGTCGACGGGAACGCCGCCCTGGAGCGGGCCTGGGAGATGACCCAGAGCCTCGAGATCTACCTGACGACCTGCCAGGTCGGCATCACGGCCTCCAGCATCGCGGTCGGCATCGTCGCGGAGCCCGCGCTGGCCGCGCTGTTCGAACCACTGTTCGCGGAGACGTGGCTCGCGTCGGTCGGCGCCGGCGCGCTCATCGCGTTCCTCGTCATCAACCTCGTCCACCTCACGCACGGCGAGCAGACGCCGACGTACCTCGGCGTTGAGCGCTCGCGAATGGTCTGCAGATACGGCGCGGCCCCGCTCTACTGGTTCAACTGGGCCATCTCGCCCATCATCACGCTCGGCGACTACGTGGCGAAGGGGACGCTGCGGCTGTTCGGCGTCGAGATGACTGGCGCGTGGCTGGAGACCGAGGAGGACGTCATCGAGACGCGCGCCCAGCTCCACAGCCGCGTCGAGGACGTCCTCGAGGAGGGCGAACTCAGCGACGAGCGCCTCGACGAGGTCATCAGCGCGCTGGAGGCCGGCACCACGACCGTCGACGAGGTGATGGTCGACGTCGACGACGTCGTGTTCCTCTCGACGACGGACTCGGTAGCGGAGAACGTGGACCGACTGGAGTCGGCCCAGTACACGCGCTACCCGCTCGTCGGGGAGACGCCCGAGGAGTTCGAGGGCATCGTCTACGTCCCCGCCGTCGTCGAACACCTCGAGGAGCTCCGCGCCGGCGAGCTATCGTTCGCGGACGTCGCCGTGCCGCCGATGACCGTCACCGCGGACGCGACGGTCAGCGACGCCGTCGACCAGTTCCAGGTCGAACACCAGGAGCTCGCGCTGGTGTTCTCGGAGGGGAACGTGGTCGGCCTCCTGACCGCGACGGACGCCTTCGAAGCGGTGATGGGGGAACTGGAGGACCCGCTCGACGACGCGGTCGAAGACGAGGACGTGGAGAGCGGCCGACCGGACGACCGCCGGGGCGACGCCTCGGGAGCCGACGACTGACGGAGACGGCTCTCAGAAGCGGGTGACGCGCCGGACCGCACTGCCGACCGCGCCGACCAGCAGGAAGACGCCGAGGACGACCCACCCGAGGTCGAGGAGGAGGTTCAGCGGCGTGTACCCCCAGCCACTGAGCGCGCCGCCGAGGACGGTGAGCCAGCCGTAGGTGCCCGCGAGCAGCGAGAGGAGGCCGACGGTCGCGACGAGGCTCTCCCGCCACAGCGTCAGTCCCACGCCTAGCGGCGTCTCCGGGGTCGCGGTCGGTGCTACGTCGCCGTGCGCTTCGCTGGAGGGCGAATCGGGCATGCTGTAGACTGAACGGAGAAGGGACTAAAATTATTCGGCGTCGCGGTCGGCGCCGCTGCCGAGGCGCATCTCACCGGTCGCGCGGATGACGCCGTCGACCTCCGCACCCTCGTGAATCTCGACGTCGTGGCCGGAGACGTCGCCGAGGACGACGGCGCCGTCCTCGACGCGGACGTCGCCCTCGCGGGTGGTCACGTCGCCGTGGATCTTCGTGCCGGAGCCGACGACCACCTCGTCCTGGGCGCGCAGGCTCCCGAAGATGTTGTTGTCGCGGCCGACGTCGATGGCGGTCGCGCGGATGTTGCCGTGGAGCCGGCAGTCGTCGCCGATGGTGGCGGGCGTCGAGACGCGCCACGCGTCGTCGGAGACGCTCGCCGAGCGGGGGATGCGCAGCGGGTCGAGGTCGCCGTCGGTGGCGAGTTCGTCGACCAGTTCCTGGGCCTGCTCCTCCTCGCCGAGCCGGAGCAGGTGGGTGAGGTACATCACGAAGAACGTGATCGTCGGCATCGGGTTCCGGATGACGATCCACCCCGAGGCCTCGAACCCCTCCTCGATGTCGACGTCGTCGCCGATGTCGAGGTCGCCGCCGACGACGAGGCGGCCCGTGATGTGGGCGCGCTCGCCGAGGTAGGCGTCCTGACCGGCGAGGACGTTGCCGTCGACCTCGCACCACATGTCGAGTCGACAGTCCGCCTCCGCCTCGATGTCGCCGTCGACTGAGACACGCTCGCCCGCGACGACGTTCCGGCCGCGAACCCCGAGTTCCACCGCGGACTGGCCGCCGACGAGCACGTCGCCGTCGGTGACCAGGTCGTGTTCCTCGACGGTCGTGCCGTCGGGGACGACGAGTTCGTCGATGGGGTTCGTGCCGAGCACACGCGCCCCGAGTTCCCGCACGGCAATAAACCCCGCGAGAACGCAAGCCGGCCGTCAGACGCCGGGCCGCCCGCCGGACGGCGGACTTTTGTCCACCCGCCCGATAGCGTACGCCATGACGACCCTCTCGTTCGAGGACGACGGCGTAGACGTCGTCTACGACGGCACGGAGTTCCACATGGAGAAGGAACTCATCGAGGACGCCACCCAGAAGAACTACCACGACGTCACGGACCACGAGGTGCTCAAACTGGTCGAGAAGAACCCCTCGCTGTCGGGCGAACCCCGCCGCATCGGCGACATCGTCGACTGACGAGAGCCACCTGATGGCAACATTTACGTCGGTCGCCCGGAACGATTCAGTATGAGCGCTGCCCGCGACGAGTTCGACCACCCCTCCTGGTCGACCGCACTCGCCACGTTCCTCAGCTACGGCCTCGTCCTGCTGGCGATGACAGTTCTGCTGTTCCTCGTTCCGTACGGCATCTTCCGGTTCCTGTAACCGCGTCTCTCCCGGTCTCCCTGGTCGGAGGGGATGGACACGCCGAACTGCGTGTCTCAGGGTCGACCCCGGACCAGGCCTGAAAACATATACCACTCCTACAGGTACGGTAGCGTGCATGTCTCGGCAAGCCCTCCAAGTGCTCGTCGTCGCGGCCCTCCTCGCCTTCGCGGGGTGCACGGCTGGCGGCCAGACGGCGACCACGACGACGACCACAGCGACGCCGACGACCTCGCAGACCACTGTTCCGCAGGCGGAGTGCGTCCCGTTCTCGCTGGAGAACGAGGACGACGCGAGTCACAGCGTCCATCTCGTCGTCAGTAACGGGTCCGAAGTGGTCTACGACGACGCCGTCACGATAGCCCCGGGAACCGAACGACAGGTTACGACCCTCACTGGCCAGGGGACGACCTACCAGATCGAGGCCACGATGGACGGCGCTACCTTCGAGCGGAACGTCACCCTGAACCCGGGACTCCTGGAGAGCGGTGTCGCCGTCAACGAGTCCGGGGCGTTCGAGTACGTGTACCTCGTCAACTAGCTCCCGTATCGACTGCCCGCTCTCCCCGCCCGCGGACTCCGGAACTCGACTCCGCTTCGCCGCTTTGCCCCATCGTGACACTATGTTCGCGACCCGTGGTTTGGCAGACATTAACAATCAGGAGCGCGTAGCACAACAGGTTGTGGCCACGGACGACACCGACCTCAGCGACTACGGGGCGTTCCGGGACGCCCGCGGACACGCCCACCCGGACGCGGCGGAGTACGCCGACCTCGCCGCCGAACTCCGAGACACGGTGGACGGCGAAGTGCGATTCGACGAGTACGCCCAGGTGCTGTACGCGACGGACGGCAGCATCTACGGCGCGCGTCCCGCCGGCGTCGTGCTACCGAGGCACGCCGAGGACGTCCAGCGCACTGTCCGCGTCGCCGCCGGGCACGACGTGCCGGTGCTCCCCCGGGGTGCCGGGTCGTCGCTCGCCGGGCAGGCGGTCGGCCCCGGCTGCGTGGTCGTGGACACGAGCAAGTACATGGACAGCATCGTCGACGTGGACCTCGGGTCGCAGCGAGCGACCGTCCAGCC
Encoded proteins:
- a CDS encoding MerR family transcriptional regulator, yielding MTDWLEDDALADQYEDSSNLAARQVVHARFSTAEQSRHEWLFDQFDLPADADVLSLGAGQGVLWATNADRIPAGWDVTVTDAFQGMVFDAMETLEEVDREFHFDVVDACDIPYPEDSFDAVTANHVLSHLDDADRETALAETRRVLRPGGVCYASTNGEANLRELFGVAGEFGELPDTLAFSLENGGDQFRGAFDDVELRRFDDELRVTAPEPLVAYALSLPGYEPSDAHELGRAFRERVGDDAMRVTRDVGVFVAR
- the ychF gene encoding translation-associated GTPase (the crystal structure of the Haemophilus influenzae YchF protein showed similarity to the yeast structure (PDB: 1NI3); fluorescence spectroscopy revealed nucleic acid binding; the yeast protein YBR025c interacts with the translation elongation factor eEF1); its protein translation is MLSIALAGKPNAGKSTFYTAATRSEVDIANYPFTTIDANRGVTHARTECPCLTREERCGHEHCHDGKRYVPVELLDVAGLVPGAHEGRGLGNQFLDELTNADVIVNVVDAAGATNAEGEPVEPGSHDPVEDIDFVETEMDLWLAGIIADNWESVERQSRSPGFDIEEAVTEMMTGFGASEHEVAAVLREVDYPDDPMQWTDENREALARGVRERTKPIVVVANKIDLAPEENVQRLLDLDKPVIPATAQGELALRRGADAGVVDYDPGDETFDITGDVSDEQRETLEELRETMAEYGGTGVQQGLDYAVYDLLGMVTAFPVQDQSKWTDGTGTVLPDAFLLDSGSTPVDLAYAVHSDIGDGYLHAVNAKTNREVGESYELEEGDVVKIVSTAK
- a CDS encoding inosine monophosphate dehydrogenase, coding for MNTVELTARLLAGVGLILTNGFFVAIEFALTRARQFTESEFVDGNAALERAWEMTQSLEIYLTTCQVGITASSIAVGIVAEPALAALFEPLFAETWLASVGAGALIAFLVINLVHLTHGEQTPTYLGVERSRMVCRYGAAPLYWFNWAISPIITLGDYVAKGTLRLFGVEMTGAWLETEEDVIETRAQLHSRVEDVLEEGELSDERLDEVISALEAGTTTVDEVMVDVDDVVFLSTTDSVAENVDRLESAQYTRYPLVGETPEEFEGIVYVPAVVEHLEELRAGELSFADVAVPPMTVTADATVSDAVDQFQVEHQELALVFSEGNVVGLLTATDAFEAVMGELEDPLDDAVEDEDVESGRPDDRRGDASGADD
- a CDS encoding endoribonuclease, which encodes MRKTLLGPGAGTVDSAELDHAVHSVGVATEHDGYTRVCLSGVASRESGFEAQVRDVLDFVGRVLSDVGGTFDDVVTMRWYVEADSLDRASQGTIHEVRAEFFEAPHYPASTMVGVASVLGETAVLELEVEAEIPDEDWQVDAFVGEDREEMSEDAAREMLTSESDAGSEPAPGGEPDADE
- a CDS encoding acyltransferase, which produces MLGTNPIDELVVPDGTTVEEHDLVTDGDVLVGGQSAVELGVRGRNVVAGERVSVDGDIEAEADCRLDMWCEVDGNVLAGQDAYLGERAHITGRLVVGGDLDIGDDVDIEEGFEASGWIVIRNPMPTITFFVMYLTHLLRLGEEEQAQELVDELATDGDLDPLRIPRSASVSDDAWRVSTPATIGDDCRLHGNIRATAIDVGRDNNIFGSLRAQDEVVVGSGTKIHGDVTTREGDVRVEDGAVVLGDVSGHDVEIHEGAEVDGVIRATGEMRLGSGADRDAE